A section of the Saccharopolyspora gregorii genome encodes:
- a CDS encoding SDR family oxidoreductase, producing MNGPNEKIIAITGASSGIGAATARELAARGATVLLGARRTDRLDELVAGIRADGGRAEALAVDVTRRADLQRLVDRAVEGHGRLDVLVSNAGIARVAPMTDLDVDDWEAMIDVNLRGVLHGISAALPLFRRQGRGHFVTTASTSGLKIVPTQAVYAGVKNAVRTTMEALRQESTDGSVRTTTISPGYVRTELVDHVEDPVRRAQYRQNMAELGIGPDAVARAIAFAVEQPDDVEIGDIVLRPTRQD from the coding sequence ATGAACGGGCCGAACGAGAAGATCATCGCCATCACCGGGGCCAGCAGCGGGATCGGCGCCGCCACCGCGCGGGAGCTCGCCGCCCGCGGCGCCACCGTCCTGCTCGGGGCCCGCCGCACCGACCGGCTCGACGAGCTCGTCGCGGGCATCCGCGCCGACGGCGGGCGGGCGGAGGCGCTCGCCGTCGACGTCACCCGCCGCGCCGACCTGCAGCGGCTCGTCGACCGGGCCGTCGAGGGCCACGGGCGGCTCGACGTGCTGGTGAGCAACGCGGGCATCGCGCGCGTCGCGCCCATGACCGACCTCGACGTCGACGACTGGGAAGCCATGATCGACGTCAACCTGCGCGGCGTGCTGCACGGCATCTCCGCCGCGCTGCCGCTGTTCCGCCGCCAGGGCCGCGGGCACTTCGTCACCACCGCGTCCACCTCCGGCCTCAAGATCGTGCCGACGCAGGCCGTCTACGCGGGGGTCAAGAACGCGGTGCGCACCACGATGGAGGCGCTGCGCCAGGAATCCACCGACGGCTCGGTGCGCACCACCACCATCTCGCCCGGCTACGTCCGCACCGAGCTCGTCGACCACGTCGAAGACCCGGTGCGGCGCGCGCAGTACCGGCAGAACATGGCCGAGCTCGGCATCGGGCCCGACGCCGTCGCCCGCGCCATCGCGTTCGCCGTCGAACAGCCCGACGACGTGGAGATCGGCGACATCGTCCTGCGGCCCACCCGGCAGGACTGA
- a CDS encoding amino acid permease, which produces MIAIGGAIGTGLFLGAGGRLVQAGPALAIAYAVCGLFAFFVVRSLGELILYRPSSGAFVSYAREFMGEKGAYTAGWMHFLNWSTTGIADITAIALYAHFWALFSPIPQWVLALIALGVVLALNMVSVRLFGEMEFWFAIVKVGALVLFMLIGIYLIVTGHAIDGHQAGFSVISDNGGVFPSGVVPVVLIMQGVVFAYASVELVGVAAGETENPEKIMPKAINSIMWRIGIFYVGSVVLLTMLMPWSSYKDGESPFVTVLANLGVPYAGDVMNLVVLTAAMSSLNSGLYSTGRILRSMSLAGSAPKFTGAMNKSQVPYGGILLTSAVCVVGVGLNAVVPEQAFEIVLNFASIGILATWAIIVLSHLLFVRKAKRGEVERPGYRLPFSPYIEYVTLAFLASVVVLMGFDETGQITLMALPVILIALVVGWYCVRGRIDMSKMERE; this is translated from the coding sequence ATGATCGCCATCGGCGGCGCGATCGGCACCGGCCTGTTCCTCGGCGCGGGCGGCAGGCTCGTGCAGGCCGGGCCCGCGCTGGCCATCGCCTACGCGGTGTGCGGGCTGTTCGCGTTCTTCGTGGTCCGCTCCCTCGGCGAGCTCATCCTCTACCGTCCCTCGTCCGGCGCGTTCGTGTCCTACGCCCGGGAGTTCATGGGGGAGAAGGGGGCCTACACCGCGGGGTGGATGCACTTCCTGAACTGGTCCACCACCGGCATCGCCGACATCACGGCCATCGCGCTCTACGCCCACTTCTGGGCGCTGTTCTCCCCGATCCCGCAGTGGGTGCTGGCGCTGATCGCGCTGGGCGTCGTGCTCGCGCTGAACATGGTGTCGGTGCGGCTGTTCGGCGAGATGGAGTTCTGGTTCGCCATCGTCAAGGTCGGCGCGCTGGTGCTGTTCATGCTCATCGGCATCTACCTGATCGTCACCGGCCACGCCATCGACGGTCACCAGGCCGGGTTCTCGGTGATCTCCGACAACGGCGGGGTCTTCCCCTCCGGGGTCGTGCCGGTCGTGCTGATCATGCAGGGCGTCGTGTTCGCCTACGCCTCCGTCGAGCTCGTCGGCGTCGCCGCCGGTGAGACGGAGAACCCCGAGAAGATCATGCCCAAGGCGATCAACTCGATCATGTGGCGGATCGGGATCTTCTACGTCGGCTCCGTCGTGCTGCTCACGATGCTGATGCCGTGGAGCTCCTACAAGGACGGCGAGAGCCCCTTCGTCACCGTCCTCGCCAACCTCGGCGTCCCCTACGCCGGGGACGTGATGAACCTCGTGGTGCTCACCGCCGCCATGTCCAGCCTCAACTCGGGGCTGTACTCCACCGGTCGCATCCTGCGGTCCATGTCGCTGGCCGGCTCCGCGCCGAAGTTCACCGGTGCGATGAACAAGAGCCAGGTGCCCTACGGCGGCATCCTGCTGACCTCCGCGGTCTGCGTCGTCGGCGTCGGGCTCAACGCGGTCGTGCCGGAGCAGGCGTTCGAGATCGTGCTGAACTTCGCCTCGATCGGCATCCTCGCCACCTGGGCGATCATCGTGCTCAGCCACCTGCTGTTCGTGCGCAAGGCCAAGCGCGGGGAAGTGGAGCGGCCCGGCTACCGGCTGCCGTTCTCCCCGTACATCGAGTACGTCACGCTGGCGTTCCTGGCCTCCGTCGTGGTCCTGATGGGCTTCGACGAGACCGGGCAGATCACCCTGATGGCGCTGCCGGTGATCCTGATCGCGCTGGTCGTGGGCTGGTACTGCGTCCGCGGCCGCATCGACATGTCGAAGATGGAACGCGAGTAG
- the coaBC gene encoding bifunctional phosphopantothenoylcysteine decarboxylase/phosphopantothenate--cysteine ligase CoaBC: MTQEPSGERPRVVLGVSGGIAAYKACEVLRRFTESGHDVRVVPTEAALHFVGAATFEALSGHPVRTGVFTDVDQVQHVRLGQEADLVVVAPATADLLARAAHGLADDLLTSTLLTARCPVLVVPAMHTEMWEHPATRQNVATLRARGVVVAEPASGRLTGKDTGKGRLPDPVEIVDLGRLLLSSAAALPRDLEGRRVVISAGGTREPLDPVRYLGNRSSGRQGYALARVAAHRGAEVVLVSAHTADLVEPAGVRVVHVGTAEQLREAVLTEADGADAVVMAAAVADFRPVDLAEHKIKKVDADPPPVKLTRNPDILAELVERRRDGRIQVGAVVGFAAETGDPDTTVLEHGRRKLGRKGCDLLVVNAVGDGKAFEMEDNAGWLLSTDGTETPLPHGAKSLLSARLWDAVTRRFEQG; the protein is encoded by the coding sequence GTGACTCAGGAACCTTCCGGGGAGCGCCCGCGGGTCGTGCTCGGCGTCAGCGGTGGCATCGCCGCCTACAAGGCGTGCGAAGTGCTGCGGCGGTTCACCGAATCCGGCCACGACGTGCGGGTGGTGCCCACCGAGGCGGCGTTGCACTTCGTCGGCGCCGCGACCTTCGAGGCGCTGTCCGGGCACCCGGTGCGGACCGGCGTGTTCACCGACGTCGACCAGGTCCAGCACGTCCGGCTCGGCCAGGAAGCCGATCTCGTCGTGGTCGCGCCGGCCACCGCGGACCTGCTCGCGCGGGCCGCGCACGGCCTCGCCGACGACCTGCTGACCTCCACGCTGCTCACGGCCCGTTGCCCGGTGCTGGTGGTGCCCGCGATGCACACCGAGATGTGGGAGCACCCGGCGACGCGGCAGAACGTGGCCACGTTGCGGGCCAGGGGAGTGGTGGTCGCGGAACCGGCCAGCGGTCGGCTCACCGGCAAGGACACCGGCAAGGGCCGGTTGCCGGACCCGGTGGAGATCGTCGACCTGGGCAGGTTGCTGCTGTCCTCGGCCGCGGCGCTGCCGCGGGACCTGGAAGGCCGCCGCGTGGTGATCTCCGCGGGCGGTACCCGGGAACCCCTCGACCCGGTGCGCTACCTGGGGAACCGCTCGTCGGGGCGGCAGGGCTACGCGCTGGCCCGGGTGGCCGCGCACCGCGGCGCCGAGGTGGTGCTCGTCTCCGCGCACACCGCCGACCTGGTGGAGCCGGCCGGGGTGCGGGTGGTGCACGTGGGCACCGCGGAGCAGCTGCGCGAGGCGGTGCTCACCGAGGCGGACGGGGCGGACGCGGTCGTGATGGCCGCCGCCGTCGCCGACTTCCGGCCGGTGGACCTCGCCGAGCACAAGATCAAGAAGGTGGACGCGGATCCGCCGCCGGTGAAGCTGACCCGGAACCCGGACATCCTCGCCGAGCTCGTCGAGCGGCGCCGCGACGGCCGGATCCAGGTCGGCGCGGTCGTGGGCTTCGCCGCCGAGACCGGCGATCCGGACACGACGGTCCTCGAACACGGCCGCCGCAAGCTCGGCCGCAAGGGCTGCGACCTGCTCGTGGTCAACGCGGTCGGCGACGGCAAGGCCTTCGAGATGGAGGACAACGCGGGCTGGCTGCTGTCCACCGACGGCACCGAGACCCCGCTGCCGCACGGCGCGAAGTCCCTGCTCTCGGCCCGGCTGTGGGATGCTGTGACGCGGCGGTTCGAGCAGGGCTGA
- a CDS encoding TetR/AcrR family transcriptional regulator: MPDRELRSDAAANRDRIVQAARDALSRSNGAATELKLHAVAKAAGVGQGTLYRHFPTREHLLAEVYREELDQLVEEVPPLLAEHPPQAAMTRWLRRLVEYARVKRGVMAAIEASAWQDLHAGRHHRIDDALGALLDRGKAAGEFRADVDAADVLLLLGGLSRIPEAEWDARAPTLVELVVNGLRAR, translated from the coding sequence GTGCCCGACCGAGAACTCCGCTCCGACGCCGCCGCCAACCGCGACCGCATCGTCCAGGCCGCGCGGGACGCGCTGAGCAGGTCGAACGGCGCGGCGACCGAGCTGAAGCTGCACGCCGTCGCCAAGGCGGCCGGCGTCGGCCAGGGCACCCTCTACCGGCACTTCCCCACCCGCGAGCACCTGCTCGCCGAGGTCTACCGGGAGGAGCTGGACCAGCTCGTCGAGGAGGTGCCGCCGCTGCTGGCCGAGCACCCGCCGCAGGCGGCGATGACCCGCTGGCTGCGGCGGCTCGTCGAGTACGCGCGGGTCAAGCGCGGCGTGATGGCCGCGATCGAGGCCTCGGCCTGGCAGGACCTGCACGCGGGCCGGCACCACCGGATCGACGACGCCCTGGGCGCACTGCTCGACCGGGGGAAGGCGGCGGGCGAGTTCCGCGCGGACGTCGACGCCGCCGACGTCCTGCTGCTGCTCGGCGGGCTGTCCCGCATCCCCGAAGCCGAGTGGGACGCGCGCGCGCCGACCCTCGTCGAACTCGTCGTCAACGGCCTCCGGGCGAGGTGA
- the metK gene encoding methionine adenosyltransferase: MFTSESVTEGHPDKVCDAISDAVLDALLAQDPLSRVAVEAMVTTGQVHVVGEITTEAYVDIPGLVRRRVLEIGYDSSAKGFDGNSCGVNVAIDAQSPDIARGVAHGYESRVRGVDDEVARQGAGDQGIMFGYACDETPERLPVPIALAHRLARRLAAVRKDGLLPHLRPDGKTQVTIAYDGDRPVALDTAVLSAQHADGVDEARIDAELRELVLGPELAALDLDVSAARTLVNPTGRFVLGGPMGDAGLTGRKIVVDTYGGAARHGGGAFSGKDPSKVDRSGAYAMRWVATNVVAAGLARRIEVQVAYAIGTAAPVGLFVETFGTETVAPQRIQSAIAAVFDLRPAAIIRDLGLLDVRYAPTAAYGHFGRTDVDFPWERTDRADALRAAA; this comes from the coding sequence CTGTTCACCAGCGAATCGGTGACCGAAGGTCATCCGGACAAGGTGTGCGACGCGATCAGCGACGCGGTGCTCGACGCGCTGCTCGCCCAGGACCCGCTCTCCCGCGTGGCGGTCGAGGCGATGGTCACCACCGGGCAGGTGCACGTGGTCGGCGAGATCACCACCGAGGCCTACGTGGACATCCCGGGCCTGGTGCGGCGGCGGGTGCTGGAGATCGGCTACGACTCCTCGGCGAAGGGCTTCGACGGGAACTCCTGCGGGGTGAACGTCGCCATCGACGCGCAATCCCCGGACATCGCCCGCGGCGTGGCGCACGGTTACGAGTCCCGGGTGCGGGGCGTCGACGACGAGGTGGCCCGCCAGGGAGCGGGTGATCAGGGGATCATGTTCGGCTACGCCTGCGACGAGACCCCGGAGCGGCTGCCGGTGCCGATCGCGCTGGCGCACCGGCTGGCCCGGCGGCTGGCCGCGGTGCGCAAGGACGGGCTGCTGCCGCACCTGCGCCCGGACGGCAAGACGCAGGTGACCATCGCCTACGACGGGGACCGGCCGGTGGCCCTGGACACCGCGGTGCTCTCCGCGCAGCACGCGGACGGCGTGGACGAGGCGCGGATCGACGCGGAGCTGCGGGAACTGGTGCTCGGCCCCGAGCTGGCCGCGCTGGACCTGGACGTCTCGGCGGCGCGGACGCTGGTGAACCCGACGGGCCGGTTCGTGCTCGGCGGGCCGATGGGCGACGCCGGGCTCACCGGGCGCAAGATCGTGGTGGACACCTACGGCGGGGCCGCCCGGCACGGCGGCGGTGCCTTCTCCGGCAAAGATCCGTCCAAAGTGGACCGGTCCGGCGCTTACGCGATGCGCTGGGTCGCGACCAACGTGGTCGCCGCCGGGCTCGCCCGGCGCATCGAGGTCCAGGTGGCCTACGCCATCGGCACCGCGGCGCCGGTCGGGCTGTTCGTGGAGACCTTCGGCACCGAAACCGTTGCACCGCAACGGATCCAGTCCGCCATCGCCGCCGTCTTCGACCTGCGGCCGGCTGCGATCATCCGCGACCTCGGGCTGCTGGACGTCCGCTACGCGCCCACCGCCGCGTACGGCCACTTCGGACGGACCGACGTCGATTTCCCCTGGGAGCGCACCGATCGGGCCGACGCGCTGCGCGCCGCCGCCTGA
- the mihF gene encoding integration host factor, actinobacterial type: MALPQLTEEQRAAALEKAAAARRARAELKERLKRGGTSLAEVLDTADNDEVLGKMKVSALLEALPGVGKVRAQQIMERLEIANSRRLRGLGERQRKALLTEFAAE, from the coding sequence GTGGCCCTTCCCCAGCTGACCGAGGAGCAGCGGGCAGCAGCTTTGGAAAAGGCGGCTGCCGCCCGTCGCGCCCGAGCCGAGCTCAAAGAGCGCCTCAAGCGCGGTGGAACCAGCCTGGCAGAGGTCCTGGACACCGCCGACAACGACGAGGTCTTGGGCAAGATGAAGGTGTCCGCGCTGCTTGAGGCCCTTCCCGGCGTGGGCAAGGTCCGCGCTCAGCAGATCATGGAGCGGCTGGAGATCGCGAACAGCCGCCGGCTCCGCGGGCTGGGTGAGCGTCAGCGCAAGGCGCTGCTCACCGAGTTCGCCGCCGAGTGA
- the gmk gene encoding guanylate kinase — translation MIDTRTGVEPGSVRQDGPRLTVVSGPSGVGKSSVLNELRERAPEIYFSVSVTTRRPRAGEVDGAHYHFVGVSEFERMVAAGELLEHARYAGNCYGTPRGPVEDALAAGRDAVLEIELQGARQVRRSMPEARLVMLLPPSWEELVQRLTGRGTEDPEVVEARLRTAREELAAEPEFDDTVVNADVRSATSELIRLVTGRRV, via the coding sequence GTGATCGACACCCGTACCGGTGTCGAGCCGGGGTCGGTCCGCCAGGACGGGCCCCGGCTCACCGTCGTCTCCGGTCCTTCCGGCGTCGGCAAGTCCAGCGTCTTGAACGAACTGCGCGAACGGGCACCGGAGATCTACTTCAGCGTTTCGGTGACCACTCGCCGCCCCCGGGCGGGCGAGGTGGACGGCGCGCACTACCACTTCGTCGGCGTCTCCGAGTTCGAGCGGATGGTCGCCGCGGGCGAGCTGCTGGAACACGCGCGGTACGCGGGCAACTGCTACGGCACTCCGCGCGGCCCCGTCGAGGACGCGCTCGCCGCGGGCCGGGACGCCGTGCTGGAGATCGAACTGCAAGGAGCCCGGCAGGTCCGCCGGTCGATGCCGGAGGCGCGGCTCGTGATGCTGCTGCCCCCGTCCTGGGAGGAGCTCGTGCAGCGCCTCACCGGCCGCGGCACCGAAGATCCCGAGGTGGTCGAGGCCCGGCTGCGCACCGCGCGCGAGGAGCTGGCCGCCGAACCGGAGTTCGACGACACCGTGGTCAACGCCGACGTGCGGTCGGCGACCAGCGAATTGATACGATTGGTGACCGGTCGCCGGGTCTGA
- a CDS encoding RHS repeat-associated core domain-containing protein gives MAETIDPVGGVERFGWTVGGELAWRRKPGGGVVRYRYDGENNLREDVDEVGDVTRTEVAHFDLVAAETRPDGSRLQFDYDSELRLTGVTNENGRVWHYEYDAGGNLVRETDFNGCTVAYRYDAAGQLIERTDASGQSTSYVRNLIGDVVERRTPDGTTTFGYDEVGRLVTAANGHTEVRLRYDAGSRVVEETVNGRTIQSTYDVLGRCVRRVTPSGAESRWEYNAIGQPLALHAAGRTLRFDYDAAGHEVARSLGTAATLTQAWSADHELLAQHITGATGAPVQQRSYRYRPDGQLTGINESSTGARSFDLDRLGRITAVRAAGWTERYAYDAAGNITEASWPTPYGSVQADYVGPREISGTLVRSAGSVRYEHDAQGRVVARQQRRLSGKLVTWRYLWDAEDRLSEVRTPDGTRWRYLYDPFGRRTAKRRLDPDGRVVEQVEFSWDGFLLAEQVHTAGGAHDTASARTTVWDYEPDTFRPLAQRERAPLRQAPQQWFDERFFAIVTDLAGSPAELVDDRGAIAWFHRTTLWGNPLGHGRTDADTPLRFPGQYADAETGLNYNVMRHYDPAIGSYLSSDPLGLAAGPNSHRYVANPHLWIDPLGLTPDSCRYVYRNLSPGDKRRLNLGMGLKAKRPIDSDNRNPTAHVLHGSRIRTRYISTTRSADVARRYYNRDNGLVRIDLDKFDGRVLDLSTREGRDQHLNGVMAKNYAKASEEVLLVGEIPRNAITRIRPR, from the coding sequence GTGGCCGAGACGATCGACCCGGTCGGCGGCGTCGAACGCTTCGGGTGGACCGTCGGCGGCGAGCTCGCCTGGCGCCGGAAGCCGGGCGGCGGCGTCGTGCGGTACCGCTACGACGGTGAGAACAACCTGCGCGAAGACGTCGACGAAGTCGGCGACGTCACCAGGACCGAGGTGGCGCACTTCGACCTGGTGGCGGCCGAGACCCGGCCGGACGGCAGCAGGCTTCAGTTCGACTACGACAGCGAACTGCGGTTGACCGGCGTCACCAACGAGAACGGCCGGGTCTGGCACTACGAGTACGACGCGGGTGGAAACCTCGTTCGCGAGACCGATTTCAACGGCTGCACCGTCGCTTACCGGTATGACGCGGCGGGGCAGCTGATCGAGCGAACCGATGCCTCCGGGCAGAGCACGTCCTACGTGCGCAACCTGATCGGTGACGTCGTCGAACGCCGGACCCCGGACGGGACGACGACGTTCGGCTACGACGAAGTCGGTAGGCTCGTCACCGCTGCCAACGGTCACACCGAGGTTCGGCTGCGGTACGACGCCGGGAGCCGGGTGGTCGAAGAGACCGTGAACGGCCGCACGATCCAGTCGACCTACGACGTGCTCGGGCGCTGCGTCCGCCGCGTCACGCCGTCGGGCGCGGAGAGCAGGTGGGAGTACAACGCCATCGGCCAGCCGCTCGCGCTGCACGCCGCCGGGCGCACGCTGCGCTTCGACTACGACGCGGCGGGCCACGAGGTCGCGCGCTCGCTGGGAACCGCTGCGACGCTCACGCAGGCGTGGAGCGCCGACCACGAGTTGCTGGCCCAGCACATCACCGGAGCCACCGGAGCACCGGTCCAGCAGCGCTCCTACCGGTACCGGCCGGACGGGCAGCTGACCGGGATCAACGAGTCCTCGACCGGGGCGCGGTCGTTCGACCTCGATCGGCTCGGTCGGATCACCGCGGTCCGCGCCGCGGGGTGGACCGAGCGCTACGCCTACGACGCGGCGGGGAACATCACCGAAGCGAGCTGGCCGACGCCTTACGGCTCGGTGCAGGCCGACTACGTCGGGCCGCGGGAGATCTCGGGAACGCTCGTGCGGTCCGCGGGGTCCGTCCGGTACGAGCACGACGCCCAGGGCAGGGTGGTCGCACGCCAGCAGCGACGGCTGTCGGGCAAGCTGGTGACCTGGCGGTACCTCTGGGACGCCGAGGACCGGCTCAGCGAGGTCCGCACCCCCGACGGCACCCGCTGGCGCTACCTCTACGACCCGTTCGGCCGCCGCACCGCCAAGCGACGTCTCGATCCGGATGGCCGGGTCGTCGAACAGGTCGAGTTCAGCTGGGACGGGTTCCTGCTGGCCGAGCAGGTGCACACCGCCGGAGGCGCGCACGACACAGCCTCAGCCCGCACCACCGTCTGGGACTACGAACCCGACACGTTCCGGCCGCTGGCGCAACGCGAACGCGCACCGCTGCGGCAGGCACCTCAGCAGTGGTTCGACGAGCGGTTCTTCGCCATCGTCACCGATCTCGCCGGTTCCCCGGCCGAACTCGTCGACGACCGAGGCGCGATCGCGTGGTTCCACCGCACGACCCTGTGGGGCAACCCGCTCGGACACGGCCGCACCGACGCGGACACGCCCCTGCGCTTTCCCGGCCAGTACGCCGATGCCGAGACCGGCCTCAACTACAACGTCATGCGGCACTACGACCCGGCCATCGGCAGTTATCTCAGCTCGGATCCGCTCGGATTGGCCGCCGGTCCGAATTCGCACCGGTACGTGGCGAATCCGCACCTGTGGATCGACCCCCTCGGTCTGACGCCGGACAGCTGCCGGTACGTGTACCGGAACCTCTCGCCCGGCGACAAACGGCGGCTGAACCTGGGAATGGGTCTCAAAGCGAAGAGGCCGATCGATTCGGACAACCGCAACCCCACCGCGCACGTGCTCCACGGGAGCAGGATCAGGACCAGGTACATCTCCACGACCCGGAGCGCCGACGTCGCGCGGCGTTACTACAATCGGGACAACGGGCTCGTGCGCATCGATCTCGACAAGTTCGACGGCAGGGTCCTCGACCTGTCCACCAGGGAAGGCCGGGATCAGCACCTCAACGGTGTGATGGCCAAGAACTACGCCAAGGCCTCCGAGGAAGTCCTCCTCGTCGGTGAGATCCCGCGAAACGCGATCACGAGGATTCGACCGAGATGA
- a CDS encoding serine/threonine-protein kinase, whose amino-acid sequence MDDAAPKLLGGRYRLGRRLGRGGMSVVHRAVDTRLGRPVAVKIFRSDADEASRRRFEDEARLLARLSHPGLVAVHDAGAESGDGDPYLVMQLVEGRTLSAALRAGAFETEQVVELGRRLAEVLAHVHANGIVHRDVKPSNVLITEEGRVFLADFGISRLVHAVGRVTDSGVIMGSAHYMAPEQVRDEDVDHAADVYALGLVLLECATGRAEYDGTKTEAAVARLTREPRIPDWLPDPLAEVLPAMTAYDPERRPSAARCARLLAAGTAETGGGGDTAAIAGTAATGDGGTAAGTSDAVVPRRDSADTAEHGADPVPPRPRRRRALLLGAAGLLLLVLGGAALLVPGADVPDRPVLPPESGPPGAERLPADLADLEGLVRG is encoded by the coding sequence ATGGACGACGCGGCTCCGAAGCTGCTGGGCGGGCGGTACCGGCTGGGCAGGCGCCTGGGACGTGGCGGCATGTCCGTCGTCCACCGCGCGGTGGACACCCGGCTGGGGCGACCGGTCGCGGTGAAGATCTTCCGCTCCGACGCGGACGAAGCCTCCCGGCGGCGCTTCGAGGACGAGGCGCGGCTGCTGGCGCGGCTGAGCCACCCCGGTCTGGTGGCCGTGCACGACGCGGGCGCCGAGTCCGGCGACGGCGATCCGTACCTCGTCATGCAGCTCGTCGAAGGCCGGACCCTCAGCGCCGCCCTGCGGGCGGGCGCGTTCGAGACCGAGCAGGTCGTGGAGCTGGGCCGGCGGCTGGCGGAGGTGCTGGCCCACGTGCACGCCAACGGGATCGTGCACCGGGACGTGAAGCCCTCCAACGTGCTCATCACCGAGGAAGGGCGGGTCTTCCTCGCCGACTTCGGCATCTCGCGGCTCGTGCACGCCGTGGGGCGGGTGACCGACTCGGGCGTGATCATGGGCTCCGCGCACTACATGGCGCCCGAGCAGGTGCGCGACGAGGACGTCGACCACGCCGCGGACGTGTACGCGCTCGGGCTCGTGCTGCTGGAGTGCGCCACCGGGCGCGCCGAGTACGACGGCACCAAGACCGAGGCCGCGGTGGCCCGGCTGACCCGCGAACCCCGCATCCCGGACTGGCTGCCGGACCCGCTCGCCGAGGTGCTGCCGGCCATGACGGCGTACGACCCGGAGCGGCGGCCCTCCGCCGCGCGCTGCGCGCGGCTGCTCGCCGCCGGAACCGCGGAGACCGGGGGCGGCGGGGACACCGCTGCCATCGCGGGCACCGCCGCCACGGGGGACGGGGGCACCGCCGCGGGCACCTCGGACGCGGTGGTGCCGCGACGGGACTCCGCCGACACCGCGGAGCACGGCGCGGACCCCGTCCCGCCGCGCCCGCGCCGCCGGCGCGCGCTCCTGCTCGGCGCGGCGGGCCTGCTGCTCCTGGTGCTCGGCGGGGCCGCCCTGCTGGTCCCCGGGGCGGACGTCCCGGACCGGCCGGTGCTCCCGCCCGAATCCGGGCCGCCCGGCGCGGAGCGGCTGCCCGCGGACCTCGCGGACCTGGAGGGGCTGGTGCGCGGATGA
- the rpoZ gene encoding DNA-directed RNA polymerase subunit omega gives MTTPNALAALNSRSSLTSPEGITSPPIDDLLEQVSSKYALAIYSAKRARQINDYYAQLGEGLLEYVGPLVEPGPREKPLSIALREIHAGVLEHTEGE, from the coding sequence GTGACCACCCCCAACGCGCTCGCCGCCCTCAACAGCCGGTCCTCGCTGACCTCCCCCGAGGGCATCACCAGCCCGCCGATCGACGACCTGCTCGAACAGGTCAGCTCGAAGTACGCGCTGGCGATCTACTCGGCCAAGCGCGCCCGCCAGATCAACGACTACTACGCCCAGCTCGGCGAGGGCCTGCTGGAGTACGTCGGCCCGCTGGTGGAGCCGGGCCCGCGGGAGAAGCCGCTGTCCATCGCGCTGCGCGAGATCCACGCGGGCGTGCTGGAACACACCGAAGGCGAGTGA